The stretch of DNA CAGGCTTATTTCGCCTATAAAAACCGCGATAGCATGAAAGACCCAGGTTGGGTTTGAAGGAAAGGCGCCTCACGGTGAAGTTTCAAGTAAACAGAGATGTGCTCAGTGAAGCCGTTTCTTTTGCCGTCAAAATGCTCCCGGCTCGCACGACTTTGCCGATTCTTGCTGGTGTTCTCATTGAAGCGAACGCTGAAGGTCTTGTTTTCTCTTCTTTTGATTACGAAGTTTCAACCCAAACCAAAGTGGCTGCAACAGTTGAAACGCCTGGACGAGTTTTGGTTTCAGGCCGGTTGTTAGCAGAAATTGCTAACCGTTTACCCAATGCCCCAGTTACTTTTGAAAGCGTCGAGTCGCGCATTCAAGTCAGTTGTGGATCAGCAAACTTCACTCTTCTATCTATGCCAGTAGAGGAATATCCGACCATTCCTCAGGTTGAGGGAGAAACTGGTGTTCTCCCTGCGGAAGAATTCTCTTCCGCAGTAGCACAGGTTGCTGTTGCTGCGTCACGTGATGATGTCACTCCGGTAATTACCGGTGTACAGCTAGAAATCACCGGAAATTCCCTGAGTTTGGTTGCTACAGACCGTTATCGTGTCGCAATCCGCGATATTCCTTGGGAATCTACAGGAACAGTTTCTGACCTTACTGCGTTAGTTCCTGCGCGTACCATGCAAGAAATTGGTAAAACCTTCGGTCACAGCGGAAATATTTCCATTTCAATCACCAACAAAGACGATCGTGAACTGATTGCTTTCACTGCCGATAACAAGACTGTTACCTCGCTGCTGATTAAGGGTAACTTCCCACCCGTGAAGCGTTTGTTCCCCGAAAAAGTTGAAAACTACGCAGTAGTTAATACCGCAGATCTTATTGAAGCAACCCGCCGCGTCAAACTAGTTGTTGAGCGTGAAGCGGCTTTGCGGTTTACTTTCGCAAACAATTCTTTGACCCTAGAAGCCATTGGTGGAGAACAAGCTCAGGCTTCTGAAACTATTGATGCAGTGGTATCTGGTTCTGAAGTAGTTGTTTCACTTAAACCAGACTTCCTCCTTGATGGATTGGGTGCTGTTCACTCAGAATTTACGCGCATTGGCTTCACTTCTGTAGAGAACCCTGCAAAACCAGGACCTGTCTTGATAACAAGCCAAACTTCTAAAGACACTCCTTCTGAAGACGCGTACCGCTACTTATTGCAGCCCAACCTGCTTCTTCGCTAGGGCTCAAGGATTCTGAGCGATGCACGTAAGCTCACTCAGTCTTCGTGACTTTAGAAATTACGCCACTGCAGATATTGAACCTTCCGTTGGTTCTGTTGTTCTTGTCGGATCTAACGGTCAAGGCAAAACAAATATCGTCGAGGCCATCAATTTTCTGGCAACCCTGGGCTCTCACCGAACAAGCATCGATTCTGCGCTCATTCGCCAAGGATCTGATGCGGCCATTGTGCGAGTAAACCTCGCACATGATGGTCGCACGATCCTTCTCGAAGCGCAATTGAATCGAAACGGCGCAAATAAAGCGCAGGTGAACAGGGCAAATGCCAAATTGCGTGATTTCCCGCGATATATTTCCACGGTCATTTTTGCTCCGGAAGATTTGATGTTAATTCGTGGCGAACCAGCTGGGCGGCGCAAGTTCATGGATGACCTGATAATCCAGAGAACACCGCGATTGGCCGGTGTCGTTGCTGATTATGATCGAGTGCTCAAACAACGCAATACCTTACTGAAAACAGCCAAGGTCAAAGATGTAGAGGCTGGAAACTTAGGAACTCTCGACATTTGGGATGAACGGCTGGTTTCTCTCGGCACAGAAATCATGAGCGAGCGTCGCCGCCTACTGGCTGATCTTTCACTTCCACTGACCTCGGCTTATCATGCAATTGCCGGTGCAGATCATGAGGTTTCACTGGAAATTAAGCCCTCAATTACCGGAGCAGACAGCTCTGAAGAGTATTTGGCAGCCTTTAGACACAGTCTTGAAACTGGCCGAATTCAAGAAATCGAACGCGGAATAACTCTTGTTGGTCCACATCGAGATGATGTGGAATTCACACTTAACGGATTACCAGCAAAAGGCTACGCCAGCCACGGAGAAACATGGTCATATGCACTCTCCTTGAAACTCGCTGCAGCGCGACTGCTCCGTAGTGAATCAGTGTTGGGCGACCCCATTTTGATTTTGGATGACGTTTTCGCCGAGCTTGATTCAACACGACGCCAACGGTTAGCCGACGCCGTTGCTGATTTTGAACAAACATTTATCACTGCTGCCGTCGCAGAAGACGTACCAGAAGCCTTAATGACACACGTGTTTCATGTGCAACGAGGAACTATTCACGCCGATGGAGGTGATCAAGCTTGATGGCTTCTGAGGGCAGCGGGCCTGACGCCGCTAACGCGGCGGGGCCCGAAGAGACAGAATCTATGGCGCTGTATGCCCGGTTGAAGTCTCAGGCAACCGGTACACCCCGGACACAGCTTTCCCGGGATGCCAAAGCTCGGCGCCGAAATGCGCAAGAGCATGCCAGCGAAATGCCATTTTCTCCCGGCCGCGACCCCAAAGGACTCGATGACGTCCTGGCAAACCTCACTCAGGAACTGGGATGGAAGGCGCCTTTAGCCCAATCTGATGTGCTGACTGATTGGCCGGAGATTGTTGGACCGGACATCGCGGCGCGCACTAAAGTTTTGGGAATTACGGACTCCACGCTGTCTGTTCTATGCGAGTCAACAGCCTGGGCTACACAGCTGAGATTAATGAGTTCTGAAGTCCTCACGAAGGTGTTAAATTCTCACCCAGAATCCGGCATTACCGCCATCCGCTTTCAGGGACCCAACGCCCCAAGCTGGAAACGTGGCCCCAAATCAATTCCAGGGCGTGGTCCTCGCGATACTTACGGCTAAGAATAGGTTTCTGGTCAAGCACTAAATAAAAACGCGCCAGAGCCCGTTTCTTCTGATTTTCTCAGCTCGAAAAAGATAGAATTAGAGCTGTCACGAAACGTGCATAAGGGAGTTACGTAACGAATGTCTGAAGAATCTGAAAAGCCAACACCAGATGGCGAATATGGCGCCAGTAATATTCAGGTTCTTGAAGGACTCGAAGCAGTTCGTAAACGCCCGGGTATGTACATCGGTTCAACAGGGCCTAGAGGTTTACACCACTTGGTCTATGAGATCGTAGACAACTCTGTCGACGAGGCGCTCGCAGGATACTGCGACGACATCAAAGTCTTCATGCGCAAAGACGGCAGCATTCGGGTTATTGACAACGGTCGTGGAATTCCAGTGGATATCCACCCCACCGAAGGTAAGTCCACCGTAGAAGTTGTTCTGACAGTCCTGCACGCTGGTGGAAAGTTTGGCGGCGGCGGATACGCCGTATCCGGTGGTCTACATGGTGTGGGTAGTTCTGTTGTTAACGCGCTGTCATCTCACCTCGAAGTTGAGGTCAAACGTCAAGGCTTCTCGTACACCCAGAGTTACAACATTGGTGTTCCCGAGGCACCCCTTGCCAAGCAGGGACCGACCGATGAGACGGGAACCACCATTACCTTCTGGCCGAGTGCCGACATTTTTGAAACCGTCGAGTTTGATTACGAAACCCTGCGCGCACGCTTCCAACAGATGGCGTTCCTCAACAAGGGCCTGCGCATCACGCTCATTGATGAAAATCAAGAAGACAGTGAAGGCAACGCACTGACCGTTTCTTACATGTTTGAAAACGGCTTGATGGACTACGTCCAATACTTAAACACCATCAAGAAGAATGACATCGTTCACGACGAAATCATTTACTTCGAATCCGAAGATGCCGAGAAGAAGATTTCTTGTGAGATCGCCATGCAGTGGACCACTGCTTATAGCGAGAGTGTTCACACCTACGCGAACACCATCAACACACACGAGGGTGGAACACACGAAGAAGGCTTCCGTGCAGCAATGACCACATTGGTCAATAAGTATGCTCGCGAAAAAGGCATCCTCAAAGAAAAGGATGAAAACCTTTCCGGTGATGATGTCCGTGAAGGTTTGACTGCGGTTGTGTCAATCAAGTTGGGTGAACCCCAGTTCGAGGGTCAAACAAAGACCAAGCTCGGAAACACTGAAGCGAAAGCGTTTGTTCAGCGCATCACCGGTGACTTCCTTGGTGATTGGTTCGAACGCAATCCCAACCAGGCCAAAGAAATTATCCGCAAAGCACTGCAAGCAGCAACGGCGCGTATGGCTGCGCGCAAAGCACGCGAAACAGCCAGACGCAAGGGCTTGCTTGAGGGTGGAGGCATGCCCGGCAAGCTGAAGGACTGCGCAAGCAAAGACCCATCGATTTCTGAAATCTTCATGGTGGAGGGTGACTCCGCAGGTGGTTCCGCTGTTCAAGGACGTAACCCTGAAACTCAAGCCATTCTTCCTCTGCGAGGCAAGATCCTCAACGTTGAAAAGGCGCGCCTGGACAAGGCATTGGCAAACAACGAAGTCCAAGCCATGATCACGGCTTTTGGTGCAGGTATCGGTGAAGACTTCAACCCAGAAAAAGCCAGGTACCACAAGATTGTGCTCATGGCTGATGCGGACGTTGACGGCCAGCACATCACCACATTGCTTCTGACCCTGCTGTTCCGCTACATGAAGCCACTAATTGAGCTCGGATATGTCTACCTTGCACAACCGCCGCTGTATCGATTGAAGTGGTCGAACGCAGATCACGAGTATGTCTACTCCGATGAACAGCGAGACCGCCAACTTGAAGCTGGACTTGCTGCTGGCAAGAAGATTCCCAAGGACAACGGAATTCAGCGCTACAAGGGTCTGGGTGAAATGGACTATCGCGAGTTGTGGGACACCACCATGAACCCCGAAACCCGCACCTTGCTTCAGGTGACTCTGGATGACGCGGTAGCTGCCGATGAAATATTTTCAACCCTGATGGGTGAAGACGTGGAATCACGTCGAAACTTCATTCAGAAGAATGCAAAGGATGTGCGTTTCCTTGACATCTAACGACAACCTCGTCACTACTGACGAAAATGGAGAAAACCGCATCCAGCAGGTAGACCTGCAGTTGGAAATGCAGCGTTCGTATCTCGATTACGCCATGAGTGTGATCGTGGGCCGCGCACTTCCTGACGTTCGTGACGGACTCAAGCCTGTTCACCGACGTGTGATTTACGCGATGTATGACGGTGGCTACCGTCCCGACAAGGCATTCTCCAAGTGTGCCCGTGTTGTTGGTGACGTCATGGGCCAATTCCACCCTCACGGTGACTCAGCCATCTATGACGCACTCGTGCGCCTGGTTCAGCCCTGGTCGTTGCGCTACCCATTGGCTTTAGGTCAGGGAAACTTTGGTTCTGCCGGTAACGACTCCGCTGCTGCTCCTCGTTACACCGAAACAAAGATGGCTCCGCTGGCGCTGGAAATGGTTCGCGATATCGACGAAGAAACCGTCGACTTCCAGGACAACTACGACGGTCGCACCCAAGAGCCTTCCATTCTGCCTTCGCGCTTCCCCAACCTGCTGGTCAACGGTTCGGTGGGTATTGCAGTGGGTATGGCCACCAACATTCCTCCCCACAACCTGCGTGAAGTAGCCGAGGGTGCACTGTGGGCTCTTGCTAACCCCGATGCAACCCGTGAAGAACTTCTTGAAGCGCTCATTGCTCGAATCAAGGGACCTGACTTCCCCACCGGAGCGCAGATCCTGGGCGTCAAGGGAATTCAAGACGCTTACCGCACGGGCCGTGGATCCATCACGATGCGTGCAGTCGTCAACGTGGAAGAACTTCAGGGCCGTACTTGCCTCGTTGTGACCGAGCTCCCCTATCAGGTCAACCCTGACAACCTCGCAATCAAGATTGCGGAGCTGGTCAAGGATGGCAAGATCACCGGTATCGCAGATATCCGCGATGAGACCTCGGGTCGTACCGGTCAGCGCTTGGTCATCGTTCTCAAGCGGGATGCTGTAGCCAAGGTTGTTCTCAATAACCTCTACAAACAAACACAGCTTCAGGAAAACTTTGGCGCGAACATGCTCGCCATCGTTGATGGCATTCCCCGCACCCTCTCCATCGATGGATTCATCTCCAACTGGGTTGAGCATCAGATTGATGTCATTGTTCGCCGCACGCAGTTCCGTCTGCGTAAGGCAGAAGAGCGTATGCACATCCTCAAAGGTTACCTTGCAGCTCTGGATGCCCTCGATGAAGTGATTGCACTGATTCGCAAGAGCCCCACAGTTGAAGATGCCCGCGATGGACTGATGTCATTCCTCAAGATTGATGAGTTGCAAGCTCGTGCAATCTTGGAAATGCAGCTGCGCCGTCTTGCAGCACTTGAGCGTCAGAAGATCATTGATGAGGCAACTGAACTGGAAGCTCAGATTACGGAGTTCAACGCAATTCTGGCTAGCCCCGCCCGCCAGCGTGAAATAGTGTCGGAAGAACTCACCGATATCGTGGCTCGCTACGGCGATGACCGCCGTTCAGAAATCATGCCTGGTTTCGACGGCGACATGAATGTTGAAGACCTCATTCCTGAAGAGGAAATGGTTATCACGGTGACCCGCGGCGGATACGTCAAGCGCACCCGCAGCGACAACTATCGCAGTCAGCACCGCGGCGGTCGTGGTGTGAAGGGAGCGCAGCTCCGTGCAGATGACGTCGTGGAACACTTCTTTGTCACCACAACTCACCACTGGCTGTTGTTCTTCACCAACACCGGACGCGTCTACCGAGCGAAGGCGTACGAAGTTCAAGAAGCAGGCCGAGACGCAAAGGGTCAGCACATTGCAAACCTGCTTGCACTGGGCCCAGATGAGCAGGTCACACAGATTCTGGATATCCGTGACTACAAAGCAGCTCAGTACTTAGCCCTCGCTACTCGTGATGGTTTGATCAAGAAGACGGCGCTGACCGAATACGACACCAACCGCACCGGTGGAATCATCGCGATCAAGCTGCGTGAAGGAGACGAACTCGTCTCAGCACTCTTACTTGAAGAAGACTCCGATGTTCTCCTCGTTTCACGCAAGGGTATGAGTATCCGCTTCACGGCAACCGATGAGGCACTGCGCCCCATGGGGCGCTCAACCTCGGGTGTGACCGGCATGAAGTTCCGTGGCGGCGACAGCCTTCTGTCGGCTTCATTAGTCTCTGACTCGGGCTTTGTGTTCGTCGTCACCGAGGGTGGTTACGCGAAGCGAACTGACGCAGACCAATACCGCACACAAAACCGTGGTGGTCTAGGAATCAAGGTTGCCAAGCTCAGCGAAGACCGGGGAGACTTGGTCGGATCACTCATTGTGGGTGAAGAGGATGAGGTTCTTGTCGTTCTTGAATCAGGCAAAGTTGTTCGTTCCGCAGTAAATGAAGTTCCTGCCAAGGGTCGCGACACCATGGGTGTTGTCTTTGCCCGATTTGAAGAAGGCGACAAGATTCTTGCTGTCGCACGCAATTCAGAGCGTAATCTTGATTCTGCAGAAGAGCAGAACGAAGAAGAAGTAACCAGCGGAGACGCTGTAGTGGAAGAGGCACCAAATGAGTAGCTCCATGGCAGACAAGCTCAAGAGCAAGCTCCCCCAAAAGGGAGAAAAAGCACCCAAAGGCCCCGAAGCCAAGCAGGTTCGACTCAAGCTTGTTTATGTTGATTTCATGTCAGCACTCAAGCTTTCCTTCCTTCTTGGGTTAGCTCAGTTCATCGTTGTTGTCATCGGCACCTTCCTGATTTACCTCGTCTTTGTTCAGACCGGCATCTTCGAAACTGCCAACAGTGTTGCTGGTGAAGTCCTCGGTAGTGGAAGCGGTTTTGACCTGAATTCGGTCGCGTCAATTGGTAGAACTGTCGGTGCAGCAGCAGCTGTCGGCCTGGTTAACCTCATTGTGATTACTGTTTTGGGTGCCATCTGCGCAGTTCTCTACAACGCAGCTGCAAAGATCACCGGCGGTCTGTCCGTCGGATTCACCAACCAGCAGTAAACATAACAAGGCTCGATTTAGAGATTTGCCGAGATTCCGGTAGTCTCGAATCTGCCTAAGCGGGGCTATAGCTCAGGTGGTTAGAGCGCTTCACTGATAATGAAGAGGTCCCAGGTTCAAGTCCTGGTAGCCCCACGCAATTGCACTTTATAAATTGATGTAAAGTAGTAAAAGCAATCGGGGCCTTAGCTCAATTGGTAGAGCGCCTGCTTTGCAAGCAGGAGGTCAGGAGTTCGATTCTCCTAGGCTCCACAACAAAAAACACCCGCCAGTTCTGGCGGGTGTTTTGTTTTTACTTCTTGGGCCTCAAGGATTTGTAATCCCAGATGACCTCAGTGCTAAGACGTAAATATCTCCGGAGATCATCCACATTGATATTTGTAACGTTCGTGAAAGTGATGCCTGCGGCTCGGTGCTTGCCGACACCGAGAAGGCCAGGTTCGGAGAAGTCTTTCCCACTCCAGAACAACACCTTCACTCCCAGCTTGTGGTCTTGATACCCAACGATGGGAATGTCATCTAAGAACCACACCGGGGCACCATGCCACACCTTGTATGTCGCAGTGGGAAGTGCTTGAAGGAATTCTTGGAACAAGAAATCAATGACAGGTCTGTTATCTCCGGTCACCGCTTCGTTGTATTTCACTACATCAACCATCAGTTGCGTCTATACCTCTATCGAAAACTATGACTCATCAGCAGGGGATTGGCCTGTATCGAGAGCGTCCAAATACCTATTTCCGCCAGCACAAATCGCAAGCGCATTCTCGATAA from Aurantimicrobium sp. MWH-Uga1 encodes:
- a CDS encoding DUF721 domain-containing protein, with translation MASEGSGPDAANAAGPEETESMALYARLKSQATGTPRTQLSRDAKARRRNAQEHASEMPFSPGRDPKGLDDVLANLTQELGWKAPLAQSDVLTDWPEIVGPDIAARTKVLGITDSTLSVLCESTAWATQLRLMSSEVLTKVLNSHPESGITAIRFQGPNAPSWKRGPKSIPGRGPRDTYG
- the dnaN gene encoding DNA polymerase III subunit beta, encoding MKFQVNRDVLSEAVSFAVKMLPARTTLPILAGVLIEANAEGLVFSSFDYEVSTQTKVAATVETPGRVLVSGRLLAEIANRLPNAPVTFESVESRIQVSCGSANFTLLSMPVEEYPTIPQVEGETGVLPAEEFSSAVAQVAVAASRDDVTPVITGVQLEITGNSLSLVATDRYRVAIRDIPWESTGTVSDLTALVPARTMQEIGKTFGHSGNISISITNKDDRELIAFTADNKTVTSLLIKGNFPPVKRLFPEKVENYAVVNTADLIEATRRVKLVVEREAALRFTFANNSLTLEAIGGEQAQASETIDAVVSGSEVVVSLKPDFLLDGLGAVHSEFTRIGFTSVENPAKPGPVLITSQTSKDTPSEDAYRYLLQPNLLLR
- the gyrA gene encoding DNA gyrase subunit A produces the protein MTSNDNLVTTDENGENRIQQVDLQLEMQRSYLDYAMSVIVGRALPDVRDGLKPVHRRVIYAMYDGGYRPDKAFSKCARVVGDVMGQFHPHGDSAIYDALVRLVQPWSLRYPLALGQGNFGSAGNDSAAAPRYTETKMAPLALEMVRDIDEETVDFQDNYDGRTQEPSILPSRFPNLLVNGSVGIAVGMATNIPPHNLREVAEGALWALANPDATREELLEALIARIKGPDFPTGAQILGVKGIQDAYRTGRGSITMRAVVNVEELQGRTCLVVTELPYQVNPDNLAIKIAELVKDGKITGIADIRDETSGRTGQRLVIVLKRDAVAKVVLNNLYKQTQLQENFGANMLAIVDGIPRTLSIDGFISNWVEHQIDVIVRRTQFRLRKAEERMHILKGYLAALDALDEVIALIRKSPTVEDARDGLMSFLKIDELQARAILEMQLRRLAALERQKIIDEATELEAQITEFNAILASPARQREIVSEELTDIVARYGDDRRSEIMPGFDGDMNVEDLIPEEEMVITVTRGGYVKRTRSDNYRSQHRGGRGVKGAQLRADDVVEHFFVTTTHHWLLFFTNTGRVYRAKAYEVQEAGRDAKGQHIANLLALGPDEQVTQILDIRDYKAAQYLALATRDGLIKKTALTEYDTNRTGGIIAIKLREGDELVSALLLEEDSDVLLVSRKGMSIRFTATDEALRPMGRSTSGVTGMKFRGGDSLLSASLVSDSGFVFVVTEGGYAKRTDADQYRTQNRGGLGIKVAKLSEDRGDLVGSLIVGEEDEVLVVLESGKVVRSAVNEVPAKGRDTMGVVFARFEEGDKILAVARNSERNLDSAEEQNEEEVTSGDAVVEEAPNE
- the gyrB gene encoding DNA topoisomerase (ATP-hydrolyzing) subunit B, giving the protein MSEESEKPTPDGEYGASNIQVLEGLEAVRKRPGMYIGSTGPRGLHHLVYEIVDNSVDEALAGYCDDIKVFMRKDGSIRVIDNGRGIPVDIHPTEGKSTVEVVLTVLHAGGKFGGGGYAVSGGLHGVGSSVVNALSSHLEVEVKRQGFSYTQSYNIGVPEAPLAKQGPTDETGTTITFWPSADIFETVEFDYETLRARFQQMAFLNKGLRITLIDENQEDSEGNALTVSYMFENGLMDYVQYLNTIKKNDIVHDEIIYFESEDAEKKISCEIAMQWTTAYSESVHTYANTINTHEGGTHEEGFRAAMTTLVNKYAREKGILKEKDENLSGDDVREGLTAVVSIKLGEPQFEGQTKTKLGNTEAKAFVQRITGDFLGDWFERNPNQAKEIIRKALQAATARMAARKARETARRKGLLEGGGMPGKLKDCASKDPSISEIFMVEGDSAGGSAVQGRNPETQAILPLRGKILNVEKARLDKALANNEVQAMITAFGAGIGEDFNPEKARYHKIVLMADADVDGQHITTLLLTLLFRYMKPLIELGYVYLAQPPLYRLKWSNADHEYVYSDEQRDRQLEAGLAAGKKIPKDNGIQRYKGLGEMDYRELWDTTMNPETRTLLQVTLDDAVAADEIFSTLMGEDVESRRNFIQKNAKDVRFLDI
- a CDS encoding DUF1801 domain-containing protein, encoding MVDVVKYNEAVTGDNRPVIDFLFQEFLQALPTATYKVWHGAPVWFLDDIPIVGYQDHKLGVKVLFWSGKDFSEPGLLGVGKHRAAGITFTNVTNINVDDLRRYLRLSTEVIWDYKSLRPKK
- a CDS encoding DUF3566 domain-containing protein, whose translation is MSSSMADKLKSKLPQKGEKAPKGPEAKQVRLKLVYVDFMSALKLSFLLGLAQFIVVVIGTFLIYLVFVQTGIFETANSVAGEVLGSGSGFDLNSVASIGRTVGAAAAVGLVNLIVITVLGAICAVLYNAAAKITGGLSVGFTNQQ
- the recF gene encoding DNA replication/repair protein RecF, with product MHVSSLSLRDFRNYATADIEPSVGSVVLVGSNGQGKTNIVEAINFLATLGSHRTSIDSALIRQGSDAAIVRVNLAHDGRTILLEAQLNRNGANKAQVNRANAKLRDFPRYISTVIFAPEDLMLIRGEPAGRRKFMDDLIIQRTPRLAGVVADYDRVLKQRNTLLKTAKVKDVEAGNLGTLDIWDERLVSLGTEIMSERRRLLADLSLPLTSAYHAIAGADHEVSLEIKPSITGADSSEEYLAAFRHSLETGRIQEIERGITLVGPHRDDVEFTLNGLPAKGYASHGETWSYALSLKLAAARLLRSESVLGDPILILDDVFAELDSTRRQRLADAVADFEQTFITAAVAEDVPEALMTHVFHVQRGTIHADGGDQA